A part of Desulfomicrobium baculatum DSM 4028 genomic DNA contains:
- a CDS encoding AIPR family protein gives MSINIGIIDQRIRKLAEDLAAEFEARLNIKNDENKQRSLSFVFLVVKTILDLPDEQGLDCLTEGGNDFGVDALHIGDVEDGEFAVTLFQGKYKQNLAGDANFPQTGVEKTIQAIRYLFDPDAVITTNENLTKRLEEIRSLVRDGHIPRVRVVLCNNGLKWTDTAQQLIERAGYPDDQVVWEHVNHDCIVRMLQSTKQVDDTLRLSGKAIIEDLDYCRVLVGKIPVREVEVLFNRHGDLLLERNVRRFLGLQGNRVNQNIEHTLKTEAERGNFYFYNNGITLLCRKFAYNALQGENYQVRVEGLQVINGGQTCKTIQTTLASLAGMDDGMENAFVLVRLYQLPSESADLVRSIIYATNSQNPVDLRDLRSNDPKQKSLETSISDLGFAYHRHRSQASLKPTDISSATAAEAVLSVWRERPHQAKFYGREHFGKLYDLIFTDDLHAAQVIMAVLLFRHAENMRRRPPEGSPDFISYASCFLAMLMGQYLLHDLGIGLDKLNHLNFLEARSKWDQNAERYFKEAVTAIEKAIGKLYGQQNLSLQRLAATFRRGDLLQELKGEVALGA, from the coding sequence ATGAGCATCAATATCGGAATCATTGATCAGCGTATCCGCAAACTCGCCGAAGACTTGGCAGCGGAATTTGAGGCCCGGCTGAATATCAAGAACGATGAAAACAAACAACGCTCGCTTTCTTTTGTTTTTTTGGTTGTGAAAACCATACTTGACCTACCCGACGAGCAGGGGCTGGACTGCCTTACAGAAGGCGGCAACGATTTTGGCGTGGACGCCCTTCACATAGGGGATGTGGAAGATGGCGAGTTTGCAGTGACCCTGTTCCAGGGTAAGTACAAACAGAATCTAGCTGGTGATGCCAATTTTCCGCAGACAGGTGTCGAAAAAACCATCCAGGCGATTCGGTACCTCTTCGATCCAGATGCAGTCATTACCACCAACGAGAACCTGACCAAGCGGTTGGAAGAAATCCGGTCGCTGGTGCGCGATGGCCACATTCCCCGAGTGCGGGTGGTACTCTGCAACAATGGTTTGAAGTGGACGGATACCGCGCAGCAACTCATCGAACGCGCCGGATACCCAGATGACCAAGTGGTTTGGGAGCACGTCAATCATGATTGCATAGTCCGCATGTTGCAATCGACAAAGCAAGTTGATGATACCTTGAGATTATCTGGCAAGGCCATCATTGAAGATTTGGACTACTGTCGAGTACTCGTTGGGAAAATTCCTGTGCGGGAAGTCGAGGTGCTCTTCAATCGCCACGGCGACCTCCTGCTTGAGAGAAACGTACGCCGGTTTCTGGGTTTGCAGGGAAATCGGGTCAATCAGAACATCGAACATACCCTGAAGACCGAAGCAGAACGCGGCAACTTCTACTTCTATAACAACGGTATTACCTTGTTATGCCGCAAGTTTGCATACAATGCACTCCAAGGGGAAAACTACCAAGTTCGAGTTGAAGGTTTACAAGTCATCAACGGCGGTCAGACCTGCAAGACTATTCAAACAACTCTGGCGTCACTGGCCGGCATGGACGACGGAATGGAGAATGCATTCGTTCTTGTTCGCCTCTATCAGTTGCCCTCTGAATCCGCCGACTTGGTGCGGAGCATTATCTACGCGACCAACAGTCAGAATCCTGTAGACCTCCGCGACCTGCGTTCCAACGATCCCAAGCAAAAAAGTTTGGAGACTTCCATCAGTGACCTGGGGTTCGCCTACCATCGGCACCGCAGCCAAGCATCTTTGAAACCGACCGATATCAGCAGTGCGACGGCGGCAGAAGCTGTCTTGTCTGTATGGCGAGAGCGCCCGCATCAGGCGAAGTTTTATGGACGGGAACACTTTGGAAAGCTCTATGACCTGATCTTTACGGATGATTTGCATGCGGCTCAAGTCATTATGGCAGTTCTTTTGTTTCGCCATGCCGAAAACATGCGCAGGCGTCCGCCGGAAGGTTCTCCAGACTTTATAAGCTATGCTTCGTGTTTTCTGGCCATGCTCATGGGACAATACCTTCTTCATGATCTTGGCATTGGTCTGGACAAACTGAATCACCTAAATTTCTTGGAAGCCAGGAGTAAGTGGGATCAGAATGCGGAAAGATATTTCAAGGAGGCTGTCACGGCCATAGAAAAGGCAATCGGAAAGCTGTATGGACAGCAAAATCTTTCCCTACAAAGGCTGGCGGCAACTTTCCGGCGCGGTGATTTACTACAAGAGTTGAAGGGTGAGGTTGCATTAGGTGCCTAA
- a CDS encoding Eco57I restriction-modification methylase domain-containing protein: protein MQPLARSLRNDLEKTVKSARDIAENAAKACLEQLGVGESVPFSHLSDEQKNLRRRLRAHGRQLGDIRSTKGEQEITLLLEEVAYEHWHRMLFARFLADNNLLMFDGVAVTLAECAELAADEDEGFTNEWEMAADLAGAMLPQIFRTDSVVFKLHFSPEHQRSLERLIADLPVDVFMASDSLGWVYQFWQSKRKDEVNTSEVKIGARELPAVTQLFTEPYMVAFLLDNTLGSWWASRKLTKSELSSAKDEDELRRKASLPGVPLSYLRFVKSEDDLWTPAAGTFLGWPRTFSELKILDPSCGSGHFLVAALQMLVPMRMELEKLSVHEAIDKVLTENLHGLEIDQRCVEIAAFALALTAWRYPSAGGYRTLPELNVASTGLSISSTKEQWMAILEGQHLKLDLRFHFEQLYNLFTKAPTLGSLINPHRFLGRGLLDESGMRVLMQVLRTAIKFESTASDKYELGVVAAGLTKAAELLAERYTLVVTNVPYLGRGKQDDVLKKHLETQYPLGKADLATAFVLRCLEFCTKGGSTALVTPQNWLFLTTYKNLRETLLRNRSWEIVARLGAKGFQTPMWDFNIQLSVLTASKPVDDQAMSGIDVSEASRPEEKAALLRGDDPAEILVLPQKEQLKNPDARVLFELHCDLKRLGDFAESVKGITTGDSDRFIRRFWEVERRLPGWEWFQSTVQAHITFGGCESIVEWHDGNGPMNEVPGARTYGRGAWGSPGVVVGQMARMCATLYQGTPYDNNACVLKPTNHNHLPAIWAFATSPEFVTGVRVLDQKVGVTNATFEKLPFDLDHWQKVAAEKYPSGLPEPESDDPTQWLFHGRPENSFAPLQVAVARLLGYRWPAELDANMRLSNRASKLANSCAELGHFADSDGIVCIPPVRGEAPAVERLLNLLALAYGQNWGSEMLSELLKAADHAGKTIESWLRNKFFIQHCQLFHQRPFIWHIWDGLPDGFSALVNYHKLDRKNMETLIYTYLGDWITRQRDEILSNTDGAQERLAAAETLKQRLELILQGDTPYDIFVRWKPLLKQPIGWEPDLNDGVRVNIRPFMTVPDIKKKGAGVLREKPRIDWKKDRGKEPVRPQNDFPWFWGWDETIDFAGGAEFTGDRYNNCHYSLDVKRRARRVIRAEDSTS from the coding sequence ATGCAGCCTCTCGCTAGATCCCTTCGCAACGATTTGGAGAAAACCGTCAAATCCGCTCGCGACATTGCTGAAAATGCAGCCAAGGCATGCTTGGAGCAACTTGGAGTTGGTGAGTCTGTGCCGTTTTCGCATCTATCAGACGAACAAAAGAACTTACGGCGAAGGCTCCGGGCTCACGGGAGACAACTTGGAGATATTCGATCTACCAAAGGGGAGCAGGAAATAACCTTGCTTTTGGAAGAAGTGGCATATGAGCATTGGCATCGCATGCTTTTTGCCCGTTTTCTGGCTGATAATAATTTGCTCATGTTCGACGGCGTGGCCGTCACGTTGGCAGAATGCGCGGAGCTGGCAGCAGATGAAGATGAAGGCTTTACCAATGAATGGGAGATGGCCGCCGATCTGGCCGGAGCCATGCTGCCTCAGATATTTCGCACGGATTCAGTTGTCTTCAAACTGCATTTTTCTCCGGAGCATCAGCGAAGTCTGGAGCGGCTCATCGCAGATTTACCCGTAGATGTTTTCATGGCGTCCGATTCCTTAGGGTGGGTGTACCAGTTCTGGCAAAGCAAGCGCAAAGACGAGGTTAATACATCTGAGGTCAAGATCGGCGCGAGAGAGTTGCCTGCCGTGACCCAGCTTTTCACCGAGCCTTATATGGTTGCTTTTCTCTTGGACAACACGCTGGGCTCTTGGTGGGCATCAAGAAAACTGACGAAATCTGAATTAAGCTCTGCAAAAGACGAAGACGAACTCCGCAGGAAGGCATCGCTCCCCGGCGTCCCGCTGTCGTATCTGCGTTTTGTAAAAAGTGAAGACGATTTGTGGACTCCGGCTGCGGGAACATTCCTTGGTTGGCCGAGAACATTTTCTGAGCTGAAAATACTCGATCCAAGTTGCGGTTCGGGTCACTTTCTGGTCGCCGCTTTGCAAATGCTGGTACCCATGCGCATGGAGCTTGAGAAGCTGTCAGTGCATGAGGCTATCGACAAAGTTCTCACTGAGAACCTCCACGGTCTTGAGATTGATCAACGCTGTGTTGAGATTGCCGCCTTTGCCCTAGCCCTCACCGCATGGAGATATCCAAGCGCTGGCGGTTATCGGACATTGCCCGAACTTAATGTGGCCTCGACTGGACTTTCCATCAGCAGTACTAAAGAACAATGGATGGCTATCTTGGAAGGGCAGCATCTGAAGCTCGACCTGCGGTTCCATTTTGAGCAACTTTACAATCTTTTCACCAAAGCGCCAACCCTAGGCAGTTTGATCAATCCGCATAGGTTTTTGGGACGTGGTCTCTTGGACGAGAGTGGCATGCGAGTCCTGATGCAGGTTTTGCGCACAGCTATAAAATTCGAATCGACCGCTTCGGACAAGTATGAACTTGGGGTTGTGGCCGCCGGATTAACTAAAGCAGCCGAACTACTTGCGGAGCGCTATACCTTGGTGGTCACTAATGTGCCCTATCTCGGGCGGGGGAAACAGGATGATGTGCTCAAAAAACATCTGGAAACCCAATATCCTCTTGGTAAGGCCGACCTAGCCACCGCTTTTGTTCTGCGTTGCCTCGAATTCTGTACCAAGGGAGGGTCCACCGCGCTGGTGACACCCCAGAACTGGCTTTTCCTGACGACTTATAAAAATCTTCGCGAAACTCTCCTGCGAAACCGTTCATGGGAGATAGTGGCTAGGTTGGGAGCAAAAGGCTTTCAAACACCAATGTGGGACTTCAATATCCAACTCAGCGTACTCACTGCTTCCAAACCCGTTGACGATCAGGCGATGTCTGGAATCGATGTTTCTGAGGCCAGCCGTCCCGAAGAAAAGGCGGCGTTGCTACGAGGAGATGATCCTGCTGAGATTTTGGTTCTGCCTCAGAAGGAGCAACTCAAAAACCCTGACGCACGAGTTCTGTTCGAACTTCATTGCGATTTGAAACGGCTTGGTGATTTTGCTGAAAGCGTTAAAGGTATCACTACAGGTGACTCTGACCGTTTTATCCGACGTTTTTGGGAGGTCGAACGGCGCCTTCCTGGGTGGGAATGGTTCCAAAGCACTGTCCAAGCACACATCACGTTCGGCGGGTGTGAGTCAATCGTTGAGTGGCATGACGGCAATGGCCCGATGAACGAAGTTCCAGGTGCACGAACATATGGCCGCGGAGCGTGGGGAAGCCCTGGTGTGGTGGTGGGCCAAATGGCTCGTATGTGTGCAACTCTCTACCAAGGCACGCCCTACGACAACAATGCTTGTGTGTTAAAACCGACGAATCATAACCATCTGCCCGCGATCTGGGCGTTCGCCACTTCTCCAGAGTTTGTCACCGGTGTCCGAGTCCTAGACCAAAAGGTCGGAGTAACGAATGCCACCTTCGAGAAGCTGCCCTTCGACCTCGACCACTGGCAGAAGGTCGCCGCGGAGAAATACCCCAGCGGACTCCCAGAACCGGAAAGCGATGACCCAACTCAATGGCTTTTCCATGGACGACCAGAAAACTCTTTCGCTCCACTTCAAGTTGCTGTCGCCCGCCTGCTTGGCTACCGATGGCCTGCCGAGCTTGACGCAAACATGCGCCTCAGTAATCGAGCCAGTAAATTAGCCAATAGCTGTGCCGAATTGGGTCACTTTGCAGACAGCGACGGCATTGTTTGTATCCCGCCAGTTCGCGGGGAAGCTCCTGCCGTCGAACGCTTACTAAATCTTCTGGCCTTGGCGTACGGCCAAAATTGGGGCTCTGAAATGCTCTCCGAACTCCTCAAAGCCGCAGATCATGCCGGCAAAACGATCGAGTCTTGGCTGCGCAATAAATTCTTTATCCAACACTGCCAACTCTTTCATCAACGCCCTTTCATCTGGCACATATGGGACGGCCTTCCCGATGGTTTTTCAGCCTTGGTCAATTACCACAAGCTCGATCGCAAGAATATGGAAACTCTGATATATACGTATCTAGGTGACTGGATCACACGCCAGAGAGACGAGATATTGTCAAACACGGATGGCGCACAAGAGAGACTGGCCGCTGCTGAAACACTTAAGCAAAGGCTCGAACTGATCCTTCAAGGGGATACGCCCTACGACATTTTTGTGCGTTGGAAGCCGTTACTGAAACAACCAATTGGTTGGGAGCCAGACCTGAATGACGGTGTACGTGTTAATATTCGTCCTTTCATGACCGTGCCTGACATCAAGAAGAAAGGCGCAGGCGTACTTCGTGAAAAACCAAGAATTGACTGGAAGAAGGATCGAGGCAAGGAACCAGTTCGTCCACAAAATGATTTTCCTTGGTTCTGGGGATGGGATGAAACCATTGATTTTGCAGGTGGGGCGGAGTTCACCGGCGATCGTTACAATAATTGTCATTACAGCCTCGACGTTAAACGCCGGGCGCGTCGCGTGATAAGAGCAGAGGATAGTACATCATGA